From one Bacteroidales bacterium genomic stretch:
- a CDS encoding tetratricopeptide repeat protein, giving the protein MRILIFIYIIFQLILINNNSLIAQNRIVIDSLNNELKTATEDSQKVFFLNELSWEYIFSDTEKSKEYAQQAFELADNINYKKGIAQAYNNFGIICHIQGNNDLALEYYKKRLKISIELNDKSGISSCYNNMGILNKNQGNYIEAIICYQNSLKIFEELNDKLNISKCLSNIGNLHIYQSDFLKALDYNEKALKIKYEINDKKGIADCYNGIGYIYTKMNNYLKAIEYYQKALKIKEEIGDKRGISHCYNHIGNNYKNKKNYKKAIEYIRKSLKYKQEMGDKRGISFVFTDIADIYLLQNNYSKSIELNCKALEISKEIGDKHQIQSAYQSLSKNYEKLNNYKKAFEYNILYIEMHDSIFNEEKHKQIAELETKYQTEKKEQEIKLQKAELDKKEIKIKQQTTQKYAFLCGFILVAMLGLVVLYSYRQKKKANILLAKQNDEILQQKEEITTQRDEIVIQRDTITIQKEEITDSIKYAKRIQTAVLPDENTVKQVLSEHFVLFKPKDIVSGDFYWMIQKEDKIILVAADCTGHGVPGAFMSMLGISFLNEIIIKHKITTASEILNKLRTYVKETLGQTGETGEAKDGMDIALCIFDYKNMKLQYSGAYNPLYIIRNSELLETKADKMPIGIHIKEKESFTNHDININKGDAIYMFSDGYADQFGGENESKFKTKPFKDLLINIQNESMSKQKEILDKTIEDWKGNLEQIDDITVIGIRI; this is encoded by the coding sequence ATGAGAATTTTAATATTTATATACATTATTTTTCAACTAATTTTGATAAATAATAACAGCCTAATTGCTCAAAATAGAATTGTTATCGACAGCCTGAATAATGAGCTTAAAACTGCTACAGAAGATTCCCAAAAGGTATTTTTCCTGAATGAATTAAGTTGGGAATATATATTTTCAGATACTGAAAAATCCAAAGAATATGCTCAACAAGCATTTGAATTAGCTGATAATATAAATTATAAAAAAGGAATTGCGCAGGCATATAATAACTTTGGTATAATCTGTCATATACAGGGTAACAATGACTTGGCTTTAGAATATTATAAAAAAAGATTAAAAATTAGTATTGAACTTAATGATAAATCTGGTATATCAAGTTGTTATAATAACATGGGAATTTTAAATAAAAATCAGGGTAATTATATTGAGGCAATTATATGTTATCAAAACTCATTAAAAATATTTGAAGAGTTAAATGATAAGCTAAATATTTCGAAATGTTTAAGTAATATTGGAAATTTACATATCTATCAATCAGATTTCTTAAAAGCATTGGATTATAACGAAAAAGCATTAAAAATTAAATATGAAATAAATGATAAAAAAGGAATAGCAGATTGTTACAATGGAATTGGATATATATATACCAAAATGAATAATTATTTAAAAGCTATTGAATATTATCAAAAAGCATTAAAAATAAAAGAAGAAATAGGAGATAAACGTGGTATTTCACATTGTTATAATCATATAGGTAATAATTATAAAAATAAGAAAAATTATAAAAAGGCAATTGAGTATATAAGAAAATCTTTAAAATATAAACAGGAAATGGGAGATAAACGTGGTATTTCTTTTGTTTTCACAGATATAGCAGATATTTATCTATTACAAAATAATTATTCAAAATCAATTGAATTAAATTGTAAAGCCCTTGAAATATCTAAAGAAATAGGGGATAAGCATCAAATTCAAAGTGCTTATCAAAGCCTTTCTAAAAATTATGAAAAACTGAACAATTATAAAAAAGCATTTGAATATAATATTCTTTATATTGAAATGCATGATAGCATTTTTAATGAAGAAAAACATAAACAAATAGCTGAACTTGAAACAAAATATCAAACCGAAAAAAAAGAGCAGGAAATAAAACTACAAAAAGCCGAATTAGATAAAAAAGAAATAAAAATAAAACAACAAACAACACAAAAGTATGCTTTTCTATGTGGATTTATATTAGTTGCCATGTTAGGATTAGTGGTTTTATACAGTTACCGTCAAAAGAAAAAAGCAAATATTCTTCTTGCCAAACAAAACGATGAAATTCTTCAGCAAAAAGAAGAGATTACTACCCAAAGGGATGAGATAGTAATACAAAGAGACACAATTACTATACAAAAAGAAGAAATTACTGATAGCATAAAATATGCCAAGCGAATACAAACAGCAGTGCTTCCTGATGAAAATACTGTAAAACAGGTATTATCGGAACATTTTGTGCTTTTCAAACCAAAAGATATTGTCAGCGGCGATTTTTACTGGATGATCCAAAAAGAAGATAAAATAATTTTAGTAGCTGCCGATTGTACCGGACATGGTGTGCCTGGTGCATTTATGAGCATGCTCGGTATTTCATTTTTAAACGAAATAATTATTAAACACAAGATTACTACTGCAAGTGAGATACTTAATAAATTACGAACATATGTAAAAGAAACATTAGGACAAACCGGTGAAACAGGCGAAGCAAAAGATGGTATGGACATTGCTTTATGTATTTTTGACTATAAGAATATGAAATTACAATATTCAGGAGCATATAATCCATTGTATATAATACGAAATAGTGAACTTCTTGAAACAAAAGCTGATAAAATGCCTATAGGTATCCATATTAAAGAGAAAGAAAGTTTTACCAATCATGATATCAATATTAACAAAGGTGATGCAATATACATGTTTTCTGATGGTTATGCTGACCAGTTTGGGGGTGAAAACGAAAGTAAATTTAAAACCAAACCATTTAAAGATTTATTAATTAATATTCAGAATGAATCTATGAGTAAACAAAAAGAAATACTTGATAAAACTATCGAAGATTGGAAAGGAAACCTTGAACAAATCGATGATATTACAGTCATTGGAATTAGAATATAA
- a CDS encoding tail fiber domain-containing protein: MKKLLFFLFVALFANIYLFAQTPQSFNYQTIIRNSSGEIIANQNVSMQISILLGSVDASAVYTETHQDTTNQFGLINLKIGEGTTTDDFSAIDWANNYAFIKIELDINGGSDYQEMGVSQLLSVPYALYSKNTENVNDADADPENEIQDLQINGNILTITLNGIATEIDLSQYDQSGMNINDADADTTNEIQNLDITGNTLSITQGNSIIIPTTENVWSSDGSNIFYNQGNVGIGSLTPSGRLEVKGDVTGSPDDILFGVINNNGDTVLAVYQGGVRIYVDTTTSKATGSKGGFAVGGFNAGKSNSMEYLIVTPDSVRIYIDDDTLKATGSKGGFAVGGFNAGKGTITNELLRITKDSTRIYVSNETKATGSKGGFAVGGFNAGKSGITNFLQLTPDNYFIGNQSGLNLTSGIYNSTLGYQSGRFINEGQSNAFIGYQSGYNTTIGSGNLFLGYQTGFSNEDGNYNSFLGYLAGYSNTIGTFNTFLGSFSGFNNIDGYSNTFVGDSTGYNNINGYYNTFLGTGCGNHNISGNKNVFIGNQSGYLNTSGIRNIFIGNQSGWSNTTGVRNIFIGNVAGAYQETGSQNVFIGNASGYYSTDTWGNVNIGYYSGFTTTTGSANTFVGALTGYSNTTGFSNTFIGIEAGYSMDTSCCNTFLGDHAGYFVTSGESNVFIGANAGYNESQSDIASSSNVFIGNYSGFNSASGGNNVFIGNEAARNNIESWDNVIIGNQSGFSNTTGWSNVMLGYEAGRSNTIGNANVFIGTRAAYSNIEGFNNIMMGNSAGYLFTIGNENIFIGNSSGYNSNDTWGNNFIGFESGISNESGNANTFVGTKTGYSNISGGVNTFIGYEAGYSNVTGSVNTFLGYKAGHSVDSSNNNVMIGRSVGYWAKQSESNVIMGVYAGFNDSGSDLYSGSNVIIGHEAAYKSIGGYSNVIIGDLAGYYNEESFNNVFLGSESGYSNTTGNSNVFVGNRSGLSNTTAGDNVFIGNYSGNLNTTGSENVFIGWITGQSNTTANGNVFVGSACGESNTTGDKNTFIGIHAGQNNTESFENTIIGAWTADHDSLGSRNTLYGSQVCRDLRGGWGNTIFGYNAGNILIEGNRNVFIGYQAGANETNSNRLYISNWAADSIQALIYGEFDNDILMFNGNVGIGKYPNYALDINGDLSISGSIISNGPLEVDGIKFLNSFGPDSNYMAEGNYMAFGHSGSSEDFIGYKNNTFYFLDSPGGGDIHDPNLVFGGNVAIGNIDYTQKLDVDGNARFRQVGSDAFAFDLSITSDGTLTTQTSDKRLKTNIQPLNEGLSKVLKLNGYTFNWKSENDSKTDAGLIAQEVLEIFPEAVFINPYDGYYGINYSRFPALFIEAFKELNINIENQQKIIKDQKSKITELENRLTEIEKLLTKE; this comes from the coding sequence ATGAAAAAATTATTATTCTTTTTATTTGTTGCTTTGTTTGCAAATATTTATTTATTTGCTCAAACTCCCCAATCTTTTAATTATCAGACAATTATCAGAAACAGTTCAGGAGAGATCATAGCAAATCAAAATGTGAGCATGCAGATAAGTATCTTGCTTGGTAGTGTTGATGCAAGTGCTGTTTATACCGAAACACATCAAGACACAACAAATCAATTTGGTCTGATAAACCTTAAAATAGGAGAAGGGACTACAACAGATGACTTTTCGGCAATTGATTGGGCTAATAATTATGCTTTCATAAAAATTGAATTGGATATTAATGGTGGAAGCGATTATCAGGAAATGGGAGTATCACAATTACTTTCAGTACCTTATGCATTATATTCAAAAAATACCGAAAATGTTAATGATGCAGATGCTGACCCTGAAAACGAAATTCAGGACTTACAAATAAATGGTAATATTTTAACAATAACTCTAAATGGTATAGCCACCGAAATTGATTTAAGCCAATATGACCAAAGTGGTATGAATATTAATGATGCAGATGCTGATACAACAAACGAAATTCAAAATTTGGATATTACAGGGAATACCTTGTCAATTACACAGGGAAACTCAATAATAATTCCAACAACCGAAAATGTTTGGAGTTCTGACGGTAGTAATATCTTTTATAATCAGGGAAATGTCGGAATTGGTTCCCTAACACCATCAGGTAGATTAGAAGTAAAAGGAGATGTTACAGGAAGTCCTGATGATATATTATTTGGAGTAATAAATAATAATGGTGATACTGTTCTTGCTGTTTATCAAGGAGGAGTGAGAATATATGTTGATACTACTACATCAAAAGCCACAGGTAGTAAAGGAGGTTTTGCAGTTGGTGGATTTAATGCAGGAAAATCCAATTCAATGGAATATCTTATAGTTACTCCGGACAGTGTTAGAATATATATTGATGATGATACATTAAAAGCTACCGGTAGTAAAGGAGGATTTGCAGTTGGTGGATTTAATGCAGGAAAAGGAACAATAACAAATGAATTATTAAGAATAACAAAAGATAGTACCCGAATATATGTTAGTAATGAAACAAAAGCTACCGGCAGCAAAGGAGGTTTTGCAGTTGGTGGATTTAATGCAGGAAAATCAGGAATTACAAATTTTTTACAACTTACACCCGATAATTATTTTATTGGAAATCAAAGTGGATTAAATTTAACAAGTGGAATTTATAACTCAACCTTGGGTTACCAAAGTGGTCGTTTTATTAATGAAGGACAAAGTAATGCATTTATAGGTTATCAAAGTGGTTATAATACAACCATTGGGAGTGGCAATCTTTTTCTTGGATATCAAACAGGTTTTAGTAACGAAGATGGAAACTATAATTCATTTCTGGGATATCTCGCAGGCTACTCAAATACAATAGGAACTTTTAATACATTCTTGGGGAGTTTTTCAGGATTCAATAATATTGATGGATACAGCAATACTTTTGTCGGTGACTCAACCGGATATAATAATATTAATGGTTATTATAACACCTTTTTAGGAACAGGTTGTGGAAATCATAATATATCCGGAAATAAAAATGTTTTTATTGGTAATCAATCGGGTTATTTAAATACTTCGGGTATAAGAAATATATTTATTGGTAATCAATCAGGATGGTCAAATACTACAGGTGTTCGTAATATTTTTATCGGAAATGTTGCCGGAGCATATCAGGAAACAGGTAGCCAAAATGTTTTTATTGGTAATGCCAGCGGATATTATAGTACGGATACATGGGGAAATGTTAACATTGGTTATTATAGCGGATTTACTACTACAACAGGTTCTGCAAATACTTTTGTAGGAGCACTTACAGGATATTCGAACACAACTGGTTTTTCAAATACTTTTATTGGCATTGAAGCAGGATATTCAATGGACACAAGTTGCTGTAATACATTTTTAGGTGATCATGCTGGTTATTTTGTAACAAGTGGAGAAAGTAATGTTTTTATAGGTGCTAATGCCGGTTATAATGAATCTCAATCAGATATAGCAAGTAGTTCAAATGTATTTATTGGTAATTATTCAGGTTTTAATAGCGCCAGTGGTGGAAATAATGTCTTTATTGGAAATGAAGCAGCTCGTAATAATATTGAATCCTGGGATAATGTAATTATTGGAAATCAAAGTGGTTTTAGTAATACAACCGGATGGTCAAATGTAATGCTTGGATATGAAGCCGGCAGAAGCAACACAATTGGTAATGCTAATGTTTTTATTGGAACCCGTGCAGCTTATAGCAATATTGAAGGATTTAATAATATTATGATGGGAAATAGTGCAGGTTATTTATTCACCATAGGTAATGAAAATATTTTTATAGGAAATAGCAGCGGATATAACAGCAATGATACATGGGGAAATAATTTTATCGGTTTTGAAAGTGGTATCAGCAATGAATCAGGGAATGCCAATACTTTTGTTGGAACGAAAACCGGTTATTCAAATATTTCAGGTGGTGTAAATACATTTATTGGATATGAAGCAGGATATTCAAATGTTACAGGATCTGTTAATACATTTCTTGGCTATAAAGCAGGTCATTCAGTTGATTCAAGTAATAATAATGTGATGATAGGAAGAAGTGTTGGATATTGGGCTAAACAAAGTGAGTCGAATGTTATTATGGGAGTTTATGCAGGATTTAATGATTCAGGTAGTGATTTATATAGTGGTTCAAATGTAATAATTGGGCATGAGGCTGCTTATAAAAGTATTGGTGGATATTCAAATGTAATTATTGGTGACCTTGCTGGCTATTATAATGAAGAATCATTCAATAATGTTTTTTTGGGTTCTGAAAGTGGATATAGCAATACTACCGGAAATAGCAATGTTTTTGTAGGAAACAGAAGCGGATTAAGCAATACAACTGCAGGTGACAATGTTTTTATAGGTAACTACAGTGGAAATTTAAACACAACCGGAAGTGAAAATGTTTTTATTGGCTGGATTACCGGGCAATCAAACACAACTGCTAATGGAAACGTCTTTGTTGGTTCTGCATGTGGTGAAAGTAATACAACAGGTGATAAAAACACATTTATTGGAATACATGCAGGTCAAAATAATACCGAATCATTTGAAAACACAATAATAGGTGCATGGACAGCTGATCATGATTCACTTGGAAGTAGAAATACTTTATATGGCTCGCAAGTATGCAGAGACCTTAGAGGAGGATGGGGGAATACTATTTTTGGATACAATGCTGGAAATATTTTAATTGAAGGTAATAGGAATGTTTTTATTGGCTATCAGGCAGGAGCAAATGAAACAAATTCAAATAGACTTTATATTTCAAATTGGGCAGCAGATTCTATTCAAGCATTAATATATGGAGAATTTGATAATGATATTTTAATGTTTAACGGGAATGTTGGCATAGGAAAATATCCAAATTATGCATTAGATATAAATGGTGATTTAAGTATTAGTGGTTCGATAATTTCAAATGGGCCCCTGGAAGTTGATGGAATTAAATTCTTAAATAGTTTTGGCCCTGATTCAAATTATATGGCTGAAGGTAACTATATGGCTTTTGGTCATTCTGGGTCTTCGGAAGATTTTATTGGATATAAAAATAACACCTTTTATTTTTTAGATTCACCAGGAGGAGGTGATATACATGATCCTAATTTAGTTTTTGGTGGAAATGTAGCAATAGGAAATATTGATTATACCCAAAAATTAGACGTAGATGGAAATGCTCGTTTCAGACAAGTTGGTTCTGATGCATTTGCATTTGATCTCAGTATTACAAGTGACGGAACACTTACCACTCAAACTTCGGATAAACGATTAAAAACCAATATACAACCTTTAAATGAAGGATTGAGCAAAGTTTTAAAACTAAATGGGTATACATTTAACTGGAAGTCTGAAAATGATTCTAAAACAGATGCAGGTTTAATTGCTCAGGAGGTACTTGAGATTTTTCCAGAAGCAGTTTTCATAAATCCCTACGATGGATACTACGGAATAAACTATTCAAGATTCCCAGCCCTATTTATTGAGGCTTTTAAGGAACTGAATATAAATATTGAAAATCAACAAAAAATTATTAAGGACCAAAAAAGCAAAATTACAGAACTAGAAAACCGTTTAACCGAAATTGAAAAATTATTGACTAAAGAATAG
- a CDS encoding tail fiber domain-containing protein, producing the protein MNQNYSAGFNNVSDLGNIFIGKYAGLNELESYKLYIENFDTNSANALIFGEFDNDSIRLNVSETILKLHPVKFKYSDEWKKRNPTIKDKYYYNFIAQEFKEVFPNSVKGSGKYLKDDKEEILQLDSYNAQIVAIKAIQELIKENKELKAKINQINELSEQINELKQLIDEKFAEGH; encoded by the coding sequence ATAAATCAAAATTACTCTGCCGGGTTTAATAATGTTTCTGATTTAGGTAATATTTTTATAGGAAAATATGCTGGTTTAAATGAATTAGAATCATACAAATTATATATAGAAAATTTTGATACTAATAGTGCTAATGCCTTAATTTTTGGTGAGTTTGATAATGATAGCATTCGTTTAAATGTTTCTGAAACCATTTTAAAATTACATCCGGTAAAATTCAAATATTCTGATGAATGGAAAAAACGAAATCCAACAATCAAAGATAAATATTATTATAATTTCATTGCTCAGGAATTTAAAGAAGTATTTCCAAATTCAGTAAAAGGGAGTGGAAAATATCTTAAAGATGATAAAGAGGAAATTTTACAATTAGATTCTTATAATGCTCAAATTGTTGCAATTAAAGCCATTCAGGAACTAATTAAAGAAAATAAAGAATTAAAAGCTAAAATAAACCAGATAAATGAATTATCTGAACAGATTAATGAATTAAAACAACTAATTGATGAAAAATTTGCCGAAGGTCATTAA